A section of the Meles meles chromosome 8, mMelMel3.1 paternal haplotype, whole genome shotgun sequence genome encodes:
- the LOC123948151 gene encoding basic proline-rich protein-like, with the protein MSMKKRTYRVLLRCESRSSSNGQREAVSAPPHMPTSDSRAPPHPPLSPRSRPPPPSEPGRGAALSVKPPAAAPRPRPSRGPGPRRSLSPESSSPLGPRRVESQNCFLNWSAGSPGTVCAITRGSPSPKTAPSGGRISPRPGHPGGQPQPGPAVQVGSQPGRPAAQGAGRQPGEQAPAGGRAAFTGPRGQRHGRMLATVAEASGAS; encoded by the exons ATGAGTATGAAGAAGAGAACATACCGCGTTCTCCTTCGCTGtgagagcaggagcagcagcaatGGGCAG CGGGAGGCCGTCTCGGCCCCTCCCCACATGCCCACCTCAGACAGCAGGgcccccccgcaccctcccctgaGTCCCCgcagccgccccccgcccccctcggAGCCCGGCCGCGGGGCAGCGCTCTCGGTGAAGCCGCCCGCGGCAGCCCCCCGGCCTCGGCCCTCGCGGGGCCCCGGTCCCCGCAGGTCCCTCTCCCCGGAGAGCAGCTCCCCGCTCGGCCCGAGGCGGGTGGAAAGTCAGAACTGCTTCCTTAATTG GTCTGCGGGGTCCCCGGGGACCGTCTGCGCCATCACGCGGGGCTCGCCATCCCCGAAAACGGCCCCATCTGGGGGACGCATCAGCCCCCGGCCCGGCCACCCGGGTGGTCAGCCGCAGCCCGGGCCGGCCGTGCAGGTGGGGAGCCAACCCGGCCGGCCGGCAGCCCAGGGAGCAGGCCGGCAGCCCGGGGAGCAGGCCCCAGCAGGAGGCCGGGCGGCCTTCACCGGCCCCCGTGGCCAGCGTCATGGCAGGATGCTGGCCACGGTGGCCGAAGCCTCCGGGGCGTCCTGA